One genomic segment of Deinococcus cellulosilyticus NBRC 106333 = KACC 11606 includes these proteins:
- a CDS encoding alpha-amylase family glycosyl hydrolase → MKKWLLLIGLSLSIPAKAEMLPVPEWMSSATVYQVFIRNHTAEGTFQAALPTLADAKDLGVNTIYLLPFYPTGEKERKGTLGSPYSVKDYTAVDPAQGNLEDFKAYVDEAHRLGLKVMIDIVFNHTAWDNPLITDHPDWFLKNREGKIIPPNPEWSDVAALDTSRPEVQKFLISVGEFWLKQGVDGFRADHSSGVPLSFWQKFRIAMKAINPEVLLLAETGNAPYHDRAFDLSYDWDGMSRVVGAGLNLISANRFFDYQNVFPNVPKLRYLENHDQERIASKLTADFQQKAAAGLLLTEPGVPLIYAGQEVGLTGRPSLFDPAPLDWNRGNQDLRGVYQKLLTTRAKLPALHTGDLRLIAGQPRNVAAFVRFTPQQKVVVLINFAGTPQEVNLPWAKTWNEQVTGKTIPGGKWKLQPGETQILLDR, encoded by the coding sequence ATGAAAAAATGGCTGTTGTTGATTGGCCTTTCCCTGTCCATCCCTGCAAAAGCAGAAATGCTGCCTGTTCCAGAATGGATGTCTTCTGCCACCGTCTATCAGGTCTTCATTCGCAACCACACGGCAGAGGGAACCTTTCAGGCTGCCCTTCCCACCCTGGCAGATGCAAAAGACCTCGGGGTGAACACCATCTACCTGCTGCCTTTTTACCCCACAGGAGAGAAGGAGCGCAAAGGCACCCTCGGAAGCCCCTACTCGGTGAAAGATTACACGGCTGTTGATCCTGCCCAGGGCAATCTGGAAGACTTCAAAGCCTATGTGGACGAAGCCCACCGTCTGGGCCTGAAGGTGATGATCGACATCGTTTTCAACCACACTGCATGGGACAACCCCCTGATCACCGACCACCCGGATTGGTTTCTGAAAAACAGAGAGGGGAAAATCATCCCTCCCAACCCTGAGTGGTCAGATGTGGCCGCCCTGGACACCTCCAGGCCAGAAGTGCAGAAATTTCTGATCTCGGTGGGCGAGTTCTGGTTGAAGCAGGGGGTGGATGGGTTCCGGGCAGACCATTCCAGTGGGGTTCCCCTCAGCTTCTGGCAGAAGTTTCGCATTGCCATGAAAGCCATCAACCCTGAAGTGCTGCTCCTTGCGGAAACAGGAAATGCTCCCTACCATGACCGTGCCTTTGACCTGTCCTACGACTGGGATGGAATGTCCAGGGTGGTGGGGGCAGGCCTCAACCTGATCTCTGCCAATCGGTTTTTTGATTACCAGAACGTCTTCCCAAACGTGCCCAAACTGCGCTATCTGGAGAACCACGATCAGGAACGCATTGCCAGCAAACTGACGGCAGACTTCCAGCAGAAGGCCGCTGCAGGGCTTCTGCTCACAGAGCCTGGGGTGCCCCTGATCTACGCAGGCCAGGAAGTGGGCCTGACCGGGCGTCCCAGCCTGTTTGATCCTGCACCGCTGGACTGGAACAGAGGAAACCAGGACTTGAGAGGGGTCTACCAGAAACTGCTGACCACCAGGGCAAAACTGCCAGCCCTCCACACCGGAGACCTGCGCCTGATTGCAGGACAGCCGCGCAATGTCGCAGCTTTTGTGCGGTTCACGCCTCAGCAAAAAGTGGTCGTGCTGATCAACTTCGCTGGAACCCCACAGGAAGTGAACCTGCCCTGGGCAAAGACCTGGAACGAACAGGTCACAGGAAAAACCATTCCTGGCGGCAAATGGAAGCTGCAGCCCGGAGAAACCCAGATCCTGCTGGACCGCTGA
- a CDS encoding RNA-guided endonuclease InsQ/TnpB family protein — protein MKLTLTAKLKLCHNREQKTQLDQVTLAYRDALNYTSQKAFEMEKTSNAAKIQQEVYKTLRERFGLGAQMACSVPRYVGAAYKTLWTKVKQSKVARELNPKARRYKGLDNPPRFVSRTLSYQYQRDYSFKKGQQVSIMTLKGRLVLPYEGYAKHLEFIANGAEMGTAKLWYSKARKQYFLLVPLTIELSDPEPSSHKQVVGVDVGMRYLATASNTSGKTLFKSGKATLRKAERFLKARKSLQQKGTRSATRRLVMLSGRERRFIADTNSSLAVQILKTFPQAFIGVEELTHVRDRTERRSRPHSSEQQRKANRRRARWSYAELQGFLAYKAALRGSMVVKVDAHYTSQTCPRCGHCSRGNRPEKGLMFACESCGYQLHADLVGARNVGLRALLVRQDWASTGCLSCIPDVSDVETKVERLKRYSELRWSPDTSQRL, from the coding sequence GTGAAGTTGACGCTGACCGCCAAACTGAAGTTATGTCACAACAGGGAACAGAAAACCCAGTTGGATCAGGTGACTCTGGCTTACCGGGATGCCCTCAACTACACCTCTCAAAAGGCGTTCGAGATGGAGAAAACCTCCAATGCCGCCAAAATTCAGCAAGAGGTCTACAAGACCTTGCGGGAACGCTTCGGATTGGGTGCCCAAATGGCCTGCTCGGTTCCCCGTTACGTTGGAGCCGCCTACAAAACCCTCTGGACGAAAGTCAAGCAAAGCAAAGTGGCCCGTGAGCTGAACCCAAAAGCCAGGCGGTACAAGGGATTGGACAACCCACCCAGGTTTGTTTCCCGCACCCTCAGCTACCAGTACCAGCGCGATTACTCGTTCAAGAAAGGCCAGCAGGTCAGCATCATGACCCTGAAAGGCCGCCTGGTCCTCCCCTACGAGGGCTATGCCAAACACCTTGAGTTCATCGCCAACGGTGCTGAGATGGGAACAGCAAAGCTCTGGTACAGCAAAGCCAGGAAGCAGTATTTCTTGCTGGTTCCCCTGACCATTGAACTGTCTGATCCTGAGCCCTCCAGCCACAAACAGGTGGTGGGTGTGGACGTGGGCATGCGCTACCTGGCCACAGCATCGAACACCTCTGGAAAAACCCTTTTCAAATCGGGCAAAGCAACCCTGCGCAAAGCAGAACGTTTTCTAAAGGCCCGCAAGTCGCTTCAGCAAAAAGGCACCCGTTCCGCCACGCGCCGTCTGGTGATGTTGTCGGGACGGGAAAGACGGTTTATTGCTGACACCAACAGTTCTCTTGCCGTTCAAATCCTGAAAACCTTTCCCCAAGCCTTCATTGGAGTTGAAGAACTGACCCATGTTCGTGATCGCACCGAAAGACGGTCTAGACCCCACAGTTCTGAACAGCAAAGAAAGGCAAACCGTAGACGTGCAAGGTGGAGTTACGCTGAATTGCAGGGCTTCCTGGCGTACAAAGCTGCATTGCGTGGATCGATGGTGGTCAAGGTGGATGCCCATTACACCAGTCAAACCTGCCCGAGATGTGGACACTGCTCTCGGGGGAACAGGCCTGAGAAGGGCTTGATGTTTGCCTGTGAAAGTTGTGGGTATCAACTGCATGCCGACCTCGTTGGGGCAAGGAACGTGGGACTGAGGGCATTGCTGGTCCGGCAAGACTGGGCCAGTACGGGGTGTTTGTCATGCATCCCCGATGTGTCGGACGTTGAGACCAAAGTCGAGCGCCTGAAAAGGTACTCGGAATTGCGGTGGAGTCCAGATACAAGCCAACGGCTTTAG
- a CDS encoding phytase codes for MKKALITLTLMFGFSAHAQMPSIPALYETAVALDPADSDDPAIWVHPTHPSLSMVVATHKDAGLTVFDLSGRTLQDINPGNVRYNNVDVVYGFRLGNRTVDLAIASDRKNDRLAIFEIQRASRKLKEVTQQGIPLVFTAAGAKSDGTNTAYGLAAYQTREGQYRVFVSQRKHGRVAELELVTDGKTVGSRLVRFIDLPQQKVDDPQVEGMVVDTDHGILYMGQEKVGIWKLSLQDAQAQPQLIHAVKPTGQHLEADVEGLTIYDAGNGQGYLLASSQGDNTFVVYDRQANNRYLGSFKVAGGSLDGSEECDGAMVSSINFGPRFPQGLLVVQDGYVKGVEGQTNFKLVSWTDIAEALGLQISVQTAARR; via the coding sequence GTGAAAAAAGCACTCATCACCCTGACCCTGATGTTCGGATTTTCTGCCCATGCACAGATGCCTTCCATTCCTGCCCTGTATGAAACGGCAGTTGCCCTTGACCCTGCCGATTCCGATGATCCTGCCATCTGGGTGCACCCCACCCACCCGAGTCTGAGCATGGTGGTGGCCACCCACAAGGATGCAGGCCTCACCGTGTTTGACCTCAGTGGCCGCACCCTGCAGGACATCAACCCTGGCAATGTGCGGTACAACAATGTGGATGTGGTCTACGGATTCAGGCTCGGCAACCGCACTGTGGACCTTGCCATAGCTTCAGACCGCAAGAATGACCGTCTGGCCATTTTTGAAATTCAGCGGGCTTCTCGCAAGCTCAAAGAGGTGACCCAGCAGGGCATTCCTCTGGTGTTCACGGCTGCTGGAGCAAAATCTGACGGCACCAACACCGCCTATGGCCTTGCCGCCTACCAGACCCGTGAAGGCCAATACCGCGTGTTTGTCAGCCAGCGCAAGCATGGCCGTGTGGCAGAACTGGAACTGGTCACAGATGGGAAAACCGTGGGAAGCCGTCTCGTGCGCTTCATTGACCTCCCACAGCAGAAAGTGGATGATCCCCAGGTGGAAGGCATGGTGGTGGACACCGACCACGGCATCCTCTACATGGGACAGGAGAAGGTGGGCATCTGGAAACTGAGCCTGCAGGATGCACAGGCGCAACCCCAGCTGATTCACGCTGTCAAACCCACAGGACAGCATCTGGAGGCCGACGTGGAAGGCCTGACCATCTATGACGCTGGAAACGGCCAGGGGTACCTGCTTGCCAGCAGCCAGGGGGACAACACTTTTGTGGTCTATGACCGCCAGGCGAATAACCGTTACCTGGGTTCGTTCAAGGTGGCTGGGGGTTCCCTTGATGGCTCTGAAGAGTGTGATGGTGCGATGGTCAGCAGCATCAACTTCGGTCCCCGTTTCCCACAGGGTCTCCTGGTGGTGCAGGATGGTTACGTGAAAGGGGTGGAAGGACAGACCAACTTCAAACTGGTCTCCTGGACCGACATTGCAGAAGCGCTGGGCCTGCAGATCAGTGTCCAGACCGCTGCTCGCAGATGA
- a CDS encoding helix-turn-helix transcriptional regulator, translating to MTLTLHPQLPIRCDLAGLFVSRGVGTHPDRVVDFHEVIFVREGTLFIAEDGKHYAVNAGEALILLPGKRHWGFEPYQKELSFFWLHFYVQDTAGPQEMVLPKHVQVQRPEHLSALFRRLLDEQEIPGHAPITCDLLALLILTGLSHSEGTPAAPRNSLNRIASEAQAYIALHHQELLSSSRIARALGYNSDYLGRAFRSVYGHTLTEAINRYRVRRACVLLLNTHDTIESIAHACGFREVIYFRRVFRELEGVTPSSYRKLHAQMFVNTE from the coding sequence ATGACCCTGACCCTGCATCCTCAACTTCCCATCCGCTGCGATCTGGCAGGCCTCTTTGTGTCCCGAGGGGTGGGCACCCATCCAGACCGGGTGGTGGATTTTCATGAGGTCATCTTTGTGCGAGAGGGCACCCTGTTCATTGCTGAAGATGGGAAGCATTACGCTGTGAATGCAGGAGAAGCCCTGATTCTGTTGCCTGGAAAAAGGCACTGGGGATTTGAGCCCTACCAGAAGGAACTCTCTTTCTTCTGGTTGCATTTTTATGTGCAGGACACTGCAGGTCCCCAGGAAATGGTGCTGCCGAAGCATGTGCAGGTGCAGCGTCCCGAGCACCTCAGCGCCCTTTTTCGCCGGTTGCTGGACGAGCAGGAAATCCCTGGTCATGCCCCCATCACCTGTGATCTGCTGGCCCTGCTCATCCTCACCGGGTTGAGCCATTCCGAGGGGACACCTGCGGCACCCAGAAACTCCCTCAACCGCATTGCCAGTGAAGCCCAGGCCTACATTGCCCTGCACCACCAAGAACTGCTCAGTTCCAGTCGAATCGCCCGTGCCCTGGGATACAATAGCGACTACCTTGGACGCGCATTCAGATCTGTTTATGGGCATACCCTCACCGAGGCAATCAACCGTTACCGGGTGCGCAGGGCCTGTGTGCTGCTGTTGAACACCCATGACACCATCGAATCCATTGCCCATGCCTGTGGATTTCGTGAGGTGATCTATTTCCGCCGGGTGTTCCGTGAACTTGAGGGCGTCACTCCATCCAGTTACCGCAAATTGCACGCCCAGATGTTCGTGAATACAGAGTGA
- a CDS encoding glycoside hydrolase family 127 protein, with protein sequence MTQTSTRNIQVIRTEHSPHAQLQPVPLQQVRLQDAFWTPRRETNRLKTLPTQFLKLEETGCLNNFRRAAGQTELHFEGPVFADSDAYKWLEAAAWTLAEGSNPELHRQVDELVSLIEGAQCANGYLNTFFMFEREKERFTESGAHELYCAGHLFQAAVALHRTTGNPRLLTASEKYANHMAEIFGPAEQGKKPWVDGHPEVEMALVELYRETGTRRYLDLAQYFLDARGHGLARDRVWVFWGSYGQDHKPFRDLKEVTGHAVRMVYLSAGAADLVLETGEQALEDALEAQWHNMTEKRMSVNGGIGPRHYTEGFGLDYELPSESAYNETCAAVGSIMWSQRMLSLTGEVKYADLIEHQLYNAALPGVSLDGQSYFYVNPLAAGSEHRRQGWFGCACCPPNAARLLATLPGYFYSTSESAVHVHLYAQSTSVIELPDGPTVKIEQQTNYPWDGRVRLVIEGTGTFSLNLRIPAWCEQATVKVMGEAEQQAQQGYFQLQRNWQGSTTIDLNLEMPVRYVVSHPHVMDSSGKVSVFRGPLLYCAEGTDHATDVRDLVLPEETSLKVQHHEQLNNAVVLVGPGTSQLQQGWEHKLYRNARDLQASRVAVNITLVPYYAWANREAGRMQVWLDQS encoded by the coding sequence ATGACCCAGACTTCAACCCGCAACATTCAAGTCATTCGCACCGAACACAGCCCGCATGCCCAGTTGCAACCAGTGCCTTTGCAACAGGTTCGTTTGCAAGATGCTTTCTGGACCCCCAGACGGGAAACCAACCGCCTGAAGACCCTGCCCACCCAATTCCTCAAACTGGAGGAAACCGGATGCCTGAACAACTTCCGCCGTGCGGCAGGACAGACTGAACTGCATTTTGAAGGTCCCGTTTTTGCAGATTCTGATGCCTACAAGTGGCTGGAAGCTGCAGCCTGGACGCTGGCAGAGGGCTCAAATCCCGAGCTGCACAGGCAGGTGGATGAACTGGTCTCCCTCATTGAAGGTGCCCAGTGTGCAAACGGCTACCTCAACACCTTTTTCATGTTTGAGCGGGAAAAAGAACGTTTCACAGAGAGTGGAGCACATGAGCTGTACTGTGCTGGGCACCTGTTTCAGGCTGCAGTGGCCCTGCACCGCACGACAGGAAACCCCCGTTTGCTGACCGCCTCGGAAAAGTACGCAAATCACATGGCTGAAATCTTCGGACCTGCTGAACAGGGGAAAAAGCCCTGGGTCGATGGGCATCCAGAAGTCGAGATGGCTCTGGTGGAACTCTACAGGGAAACTGGGACCAGGCGGTACCTCGACCTTGCGCAGTATTTTCTGGATGCCCGGGGTCATGGACTCGCCAGAGACAGGGTGTGGGTGTTCTGGGGAAGTTACGGTCAGGACCACAAACCCTTTCGTGACCTGAAAGAGGTCACGGGTCATGCAGTACGCATGGTGTACCTGAGTGCAGGAGCCGCTGATCTGGTGCTGGAAACAGGGGAACAGGCGTTAGAAGACGCTCTGGAAGCCCAGTGGCACAACATGACCGAAAAACGCATGTCCGTCAATGGCGGGATTGGCCCCAGGCATTACACTGAAGGTTTTGGTCTGGATTACGAACTGCCCAGTGAAAGTGCTTACAACGAGACCTGCGCTGCAGTGGGCTCCATCATGTGGTCCCAGCGGATGCTCTCTTTGACAGGTGAAGTGAAATATGCCGATTTGATTGAGCATCAGCTGTACAATGCCGCCCTGCCCGGGGTCTCCCTGGATGGACAGTCGTACTTTTACGTGAATCCTCTGGCGGCAGGTTCCGAGCACCGGCGTCAGGGCTGGTTCGGGTGTGCCTGCTGTCCTCCCAATGCTGCAAGACTCCTCGCCACGCTGCCTGGATACTTTTACAGCACCAGTGAAAGTGCTGTTCATGTGCACCTGTATGCCCAGTCGACCAGTGTCATTGAACTGCCAGATGGCCCAACAGTCAAAATTGAACAGCAGACGAATTATCCGTGGGATGGGCGTGTGCGTCTGGTGATCGAGGGAACGGGAACGTTCAGCCTCAATCTGCGCATCCCTGCATGGTGTGAGCAGGCGACAGTCAAGGTGATGGGTGAGGCAGAACAACAGGCACAACAGGGATATTTTCAACTCCAGCGCAACTGGCAGGGCAGCACCACCATCGACCTGAATCTGGAGATGCCTGTGCGTTACGTGGTGAGCCATCCCCATGTGATGGACAGCAGCGGCAAAGTCAGTGTTTTCAGGGGACCTCTGTTGTATTGCGCAGAAGGCACGGATCACGCTACAGATGTGCGGGATCTGGTGTTGCCTGAGGAAACCTCTTTGAAGGTTCAACACCACGAACAGCTCAACAATGCAGTGGTGCTGGTGGGGCCAGGCACCTCACAGTTGCAGCAAGGATGGGAGCACAAGCTGTACCGCAATGCCAGAGACCTTCAGGCTTCAAGGGTTGCTGTAAACATCACGCTTGTCCCTTATTATGCCTGGGCCAATCGGGAAGCAGGACGCATGCAAGTCTGGCTGGATCAGTCCTGA